In Candidatus Dormiibacterota bacterium, one DNA window encodes the following:
- a CDS encoding UvrD-helicase domain-containing protein, which produces MRRTPVDHAERTRLESELDTTLFVEAGAGTGKTTAVVARIVALVAAGRLSMERLVAITFTIAAAGELRVRVREGLERAAADEGRRQPERDHCAVAASEVER; this is translated from the coding sequence ATGAGGCGGACCCCGGTCGACCACGCCGAGCGCACCCGGCTGGAGTCCGAGCTCGACACCACCCTCTTCGTCGAGGCGGGGGCCGGGACCGGGAAGACCACCGCGGTCGTCGCCCGGATCGTCGCCCTCGTCGCCGCGGGGCGCCTGTCGATGGAGCGGCTGGTGGCGATCACGTTCACCATCGCGGCCGCCGGAGAGCTCCGGGTCCGCGTCCGCGAGGGCCTCGAGCGGGCCGCCGCCGACGAGGGCCGGCGGCAGCCCGAGCGGGACCACTGCGCGGTGGCTGCGAGCGAGGTGGAGCGC